In one Choloepus didactylus isolate mChoDid1 chromosome 1, mChoDid1.pri, whole genome shotgun sequence genomic region, the following are encoded:
- the SERP1 gene encoding stress-associated endoplasmic reticulum protein 1: MVAKQRIRMANEKHSKNITQRGNVAKTSRNAPEEKASVGPWLLALFIFVVCGSAIFQIIQSIRMGM, translated from the exons ATGGTCGCTAAGCAGCGGATCCGTATGGCCAACGAGAAGCACAGCAAGAACATCACCCAGCGCGGCAACGTCGCCAAGACCTCG AGAAATGCCCCCGAAGAGAAGGCATCTGTAGGACCCTGGTTGTTAGCGctcttcatttttgttgtttgtggCTCTG CAATTTTCCAGATTATTCAAAGTATCAGGATGGGCATGTGA